atttaaaaaacataaattactatttattttaaaataatcataattCGTAATTTTTAAacactagattttttttaaaatactttttaaataaaaattcaaattttattttttaaaacccttttttttataagtaaaatgaaaattatattgatgtgaatgaagaagacaaagcccatgtacatagaaagtatacaaaagaacacctaaatacactCTAGGAACCAGAAATTAAaaacagaaaatcatgaaaattaaaaacagaaaaTCATGAACATTAGTTCCATTAAGcacaatggctgaaaaccagAGTAAGAAGGTGTACACAAAAAATTGTTCCAAAGTTCCTCCATTGTGAgctccctatcttcaaagcaccGATCATTACTTTacatccaaatacaccacataatgcacaaaggaatcatcctcCAAACTGCAGCCACTTGAGGACAGCCTTGATATCCTTCCAGCAAGCAATTAAATCCACCACCCTCAAAGACATGACCCAAGCCACAATAATTCTTCTAAACATCTCATCCCACAATACTCTTGTCACCTCACAATTCAATAATAAATGATCCACTAATTCCCCAttcttcttgcacaaataacacCAACCCATAACAATGAGACCCCGATTCCTCAAATTGTCCATGGTCAAAATATTCCCAAGAGAGGCGGTCCATATGAAGAAAGAGACTTTGGAAGGCACAAGAGACCGCCAAATACTCTTCCACGGGAAAGGAACATTACCATGTGATGCCAACAGCTTGTAATAAGATCTCACTGTAAACCGTTCACTCCCGTTAGGCCTCCACTACATCCTATCCATATGTACCGATACCGATAGGCCTCCCATAGAATATATAAGACTGAAAATTTCAGAAACAGTAtccattcccccccccccccccctctttttgATTGGCACCAGATGTCCAGGAACAACATCCCGACTAAACCCGGGGTGCACAAGCCCTCAGCAAAGAGTTCCCAGCAAGTGCACCAcgggtaattcaaggagaaaatccCACAGTCCGATAGTCATGAATATCTCTATTAAATTGAACATCCCCATGGTGAGAACCATGGGAAAATGCCAACAAATCCGATACAGAAGCATCCCGATTAACAGCAATGCGATAGAGAGCTGGGAAAGCCCTATAGAGATCGTGATCTCCACATCAAACATCATGCGAAAATCTGATTCTAGAGCCCTCACCAGCTACAAAACAAATACGAATGGCAAAACTCTTTCAATCCCtcctaataaatttccataagCCCACACCATACACCTCCCTcacttcattagaacaccaacccccccaagaacttcattttttaaaacaatagagATATTTAGTCATTCTTAAGAAATTTTGGGCCACTACTGTCTTTTTAAGGGAAAAATGGGGTACACTGCAGTTTTTGATAGTTTTGAGGGATGATTACCAAAAGAGAAGTGCTACAACTACAAAAAGATCTCACAAAAGTAAACCCATAAACTGACATAGCTTCATAAAATacattagatttactttacaataaaagtagtttTACAATCTATGTACCATATCgagccacatcagtttgtggaaTTACTTTTGTGGGATATCTTTGTGGCTAAAGAGATTACAGATTGGGTGGTATTTTGAGGGGACTTTGTGTATTATAGCCACAAAATGATCATAATCAAACCACCTCTTTGAATTGAACCGTCAGGTTTTAAGAGGTAATTGACTGGATTCCAATACCCTAACATCCTGGCCCAACTATTTGACAGCCCTAAAGGCTCTGCAAATTTAAAGTTCATGTTACATAGCTTGAGGGCCTCGAGACTTGATCCTTAACACCCCAAAAATAGAAAGGTGCCAGACTTATCTCTGCCATAgcaatgatataatttaatctAATGTCTCCATCAGCCTGCAgcattatttgattaattaaCTGGGTGTGCGCGTGCATATGCGTATgcttgtgtgagagagagagaggaacctAGTGAATCATGTTCAATACAATGTCTcactgaaaaataaaacaactgacTAACAAATATTAGAACAGACACTCATTGTGAGAAACGTATTTACTTTTTCATCTACATAACTAGAATTGATAGGCACTGAAGCATATCAAACAAAGCATGTGGTATGGTAAATTTCAATCTCCAATCaagatattaatttagaaataaaaaatgaacattaaaagcatataaataatattcaaCTACCTCTTGAATACCACCGTCTTTAAGGTCATCCCCATGGAATAATGACTGTCAGGCCAGCAAAAAATACAGCATCAAAATCCAATCATGTAAGCaactataaatttttatttgaagagagaagaaaagttCATTTTCCTGAACCATCAATATTTTATGCATTATCTAACATGGCATGGCATTTCCGCATTTTTTAGATGACTCAAATACTTTTAGACAAGTAAtagaagattttatttaaaaaagaacaGACATAGCTAAAGTACACAAGCATACAACATAAATGACtagaatatttcttttttataagtaggaaATGACTAAATATGAAATGTCAGCAAAAAGCCCGTTAAAATATTTCCACCTATGACCACTTCTTGGCCTTGAATGTCCTGTAACATacaagcccaaaacaaaactGAGACCATCAAAACATCGTACCTTGACatctagttgcaagtacaaaGATGGAGCTTCTTCCCACTGCCTGGCCATCTTTTTAATGTCATCTTTGGTAAAACCATGCACATTCCTAGCTGCACAGCcctaaaatacacaaaaatatcaattttatacCTCATTTTACAAATAATTGTTTTTTCTAATTACAGAAGCACTGTCTGCTTTTTCAGAGAGAATATTATcaattactattcattatgacAAAAAAGCAGGGCGGAAAAAAATAAAGCTACAATTTAAAGTACGGATTTTTGTTGTGCAGATCTcataatattaataaacaaGGGGTTGATTACACTTTGAGCCCCGATTTAAAATGACCAAAAACTACCAACCTCTAACACATTTATCCTCAAACTTTTTGGTACCTTCAAGAAGCGAGATGTGCAAAATAGGTGATATTATAGGTGATATTGAGGTGCACATTGCAAAATAGgtgatattatataaatatatatatatttataagtgcAAAATTGGTCATATTTTAGATGGTTGCAAAGTGTAATTTTTCCATAAACAACTTTATATGTAGTATCCAACCCGCCAAAAGTATTAAGGTTTATACAACAGGAAACTTGAATGGCAAGTGAATTATTGCATTGGGATAATAGCACTGAACATTGGACATTGAGTGAATTAAAATGGTGATGTGCAGCAGTAATCACAACAGGTAACATTTACCACAGGATCCTTATATGTAGCTTCCAATATGTAAACTTCATAACCCGAACTCTGAcaagagaaaaaagaacaatGAGTGAagtcaataataaaaaaagaaactatAAGTAATCACAATGCCATAAAAAAACACAAtcgaagaatttaaaaatagCAGTAGAAATAACATTGGCTTTCAGATTGAAACAGCAAATGAAATATCCTCGTATTTGGTGCCTGGATGAATCAGCTTCCATAGAATAAGAAAGTTACAGATAAAAGGTGCcttgagtaatttattttgttgtttttttcttatttggcaccaggtgtccagAACTAAGTACCAactaatcccaggggtgcaCAAGCCCTTGCCAATGAGTTTCCCTCAAGTGCACCTCAGATAATTCAAGGGAATATTCCCCAGTCCGAAggccctagaaattgtttgcacccaacaTTTCGAACCTTGGACtcagagggagcataccaccaagaccaagctCTTactacttgagccaacccctagtgGTTGCCTTGAGTATTCATTCCCACCCACTATCTTACAATTAAGAGAAAACATGCAACCAGCATCATCAGATACGTCAGCAAAGACACAACAGGTAACGAATGCAGAATTCAAGGTAGGTGCTGTTACTGACTAGTAGTAAAATATGTCCAAGATGCATCGTTTTGTATGATaattgagctaaattttatGATACATTGGGGCAAAGCACCAAAAAGCTAATTTGAAACTTTGTTGTTGAGTTGTCataattaaaattatcaaattcTGCAATATTTGGCATTTTGAGAAACATGATAGGAGTGGACTACTCAGACCAAGCTTTAATTTTTTCAGGGCAGGCAGTGGGGGGAGCCAAGCACGGCAAAGCAtcctttggcccaaaaataaattcacaaccAGGAAAGCAACAATAATTGATTACAAATTTCCTGACAACCAGCACTCTGCAATAATACAATTCAAGGTCTCTTTTATCAATTTTGCTTGCTTATTCATTgtctataatttttcatatcaaAAATTCCACAATACCAAAGAATCAAAGTCTCCTTTCATTAGTCCTGAAACTACAATTCAAACCTCCTATTTAGCATGAaaaacattttgaaaataaatcaatttgctACTTTTGTGTATCCGTTGGTCTACTTCTTGTGTACAAGGGTGGtcaatattataaaaaagaaaaaagaaaataaatcaacGAAGACCATTAATAGGAAACTGGGCTGATAAATTCTTtacactttaattttttttttttatatataagtaattctATACACTTTAATTTAACACaaatacttgtaaaaaaattattttaacacaAGCATAACTCCACATAACTCaatatataatacttttataaagCTATTTTAAAACAAAGTACAGCAGCCAAAATCAGGAACTAGGCACTTCAGGTTTCTTGTTTCCAATCATTGAATGTTAACTTGAACTAAGAAAGTACATATTTAAAAGTTAGAGATCATATCAGGTAAACATTATGTTACCATCAACACTGTGATGGGTGTATTAGGAATTTATTGAGTCGTCATTTCAGAACACATGGCAGAGGTTCTTAGGGAGAGAGAATTGAGGGTATACCTTTGCAATTGCCCAAAATTGAGCAAAATCAGCTACCCGCAGATTGCGGTCATCCACTAAGACGAGGCAAACATACCACCAACAAAAGGGTCAATAGCCGAAGAAAACTGCATCTGTTGTTAGTGAAAATGAAGGCAGTGCATGGGCACTGCATCACCACTTAATCTATAATCAAACTAGATCATTGGACTTATTGAATGCCGTAACAAGCCAGCCTAACTGGAAGAACCTTTATTACCTTTAATTCCATTATCTTCTATTATGCCTAAGGTTTGGAGAttctttttaagaaaacaaataacttCATAAGTTTCTTGAACTAAACAATACTTCAGGCATCTTATATGCATTTGTCTTTTGAAGGCAATATAAGCTTATGAATTGGTGCTACAACTAGCATCAGAGGCATGTAATTGTACATGACTAGTAGGCACTACCTCAACATAATTAAACCAAAGGACAAAATGTCGCAAAACTGTGCACaggaattgaaaaagaaaatgtaagagatttcatcttcaaaattatcaataaatcaAGTAAAAAGCAGCcagaatatataaaaagaaattgatcAATGCTTCAAGAAAAAGTACACGAGTTCATGGCTTTCAATTAATCTGAATATTTTAGAACAGAAAATGCATACCAATGATGAAGGTGAAAACTCCCTCCTCAACAGTCTTCTTAAATGCTTTCAACATGCTTGACCGATAAGACTGTTATAGGAATTTAAAGCATGAATtactgaaaaaaaattaatacaaaaatgcATGTGCCCAAGCGCAAGAATGCACATGCACATAACAAATGATATAAAAGCAAGTGCCCAGTAGATATCAGTGACCAAATGGGTTAACATTAAAGTCTAAATCTCAACTGTCCTAAGGATAGCAATAAAATAGGTAACCAACAAAACCCAATTATggtaacaaaataaaacaaaagccaCAGCCATATACCAGTTCACTACTGCAAGCCTGTGAAAGCAGAATCCATATTTTAATTGCATTTTGTTCCAAGACATAGATTGTCattcatgaaaataaaacagTAAACATATCTAATACTATGAAAAAAGATCAGTATGACATGAGGAAACCACATGCTTCTTGTATTCCACATCACACGCTTGTACCCACCAACACAGGATTCGATACATCTCTACTTCAACAACAAGAAATGTAGTAAATAACCTATATTTTTGGAAGCATTTAGAATATAATCTATTGGTTACAACCAATATCAACATTCACAAACACCAAATTACAGCAAACGGTTGTTCGGCAAAAGCGTATGTGACACTAACACCCATTCTCACTTCAGGTCAACAAATCATGAATGGAATtcatgaaaaatgttttttatcCATCCAAGGGGACAATTGAGAAGAGAGGCAACATTTCTAGACAGGTACAAGTAAAACCAGCTCTCATGATATGCAAAACAAGGAATTGGAAGAGGCCATGATAAAGTTAACAGTCAAAATTAGGGCTGCAAACGAACAGAGCCACTCGTGAACAATTCGAGATCGACTCATataaactcaactcaaactcagttcatttaataaatgagttgttcgtgaacattaatattggttcgaatattaaacgagcaaaaatcgtataatctcgactcgattcggtttaGGCTCGTGAACAATATTCGTATAAACTCGATTCGACTCATTTTGAGCTCATCACAATActcgtaatatttatatatatatttacatatattcttttattatatatattttatatgctatatatatatatatatttttataagtatatatatattatttttgatactttgtataagtaatatatgttgttattttatgtataagtaacatgttttattattttacaaaaataatgaattaagttcataaaagaattattgagtcaaatataaaatgtttataaaaataaacaactctaattgattgcgacactttcttaactaatcttattttgattatttggccatatttaatattatatcaaggataattgaatactttaatattaaattaatagctttattatgtaattttttaaatgactttaatgtattagGCATTCTTGATGCCATATATATTGGAAAGTGACAACGAATCGATTTTACATTGTTACATTGATATCTGATAGGCTTATATTTTAGTATGTGTATGTGGCTCATATCAAGTGAAACATCAAACATGTCACACATGTATAGAGAAAGCAAGTGAAACATCACACGTATATTTTAGTATGTGTATGTGGCACCTCATATCAAATGAGCTCTAAGCTTTTGAAGCTACTCAGTTTATTCTTTCTATAAGTTTGCTGGaaattgtaattgtaattagtgatttaccatttgaaattgtaatttattatttttttaagtttgctagaataattgtaattagtgatctaccatttgaaattgtaatttattgtgatatGATATCTTAGATgttagaattattattttacctatttGTAAGTCGTAATTATATTGTGGCAAGTGATGAATCATTGATTTATGTCTAATAAGCATGAAGAgatcaatttaatatatatttttatatttctagttaaaattaattaagagaaataatctcatttatttataaaaataaaaataaaaaaaataatctcatttgtGCTTcactaaccaaaaaaaaatttgtggatCAGATTTAAACCAAGCTCTAGTCGAGCTACTCTAGCTCGTATCAACTTGAGTATTTTTTGTACTCGAGTTCGATCATAATTTACATTAGAGGAGTCGAGCTCGATCAGCAATTCCCAATATTTTTCAAGCTCAAAGTCAAGTTCAAGTAGATATATATGCTAAACAAGTTCTTGACCCCCTATTCGAATTCAACTCGATTCAGTTCGTTTGCAGCCCTAGTTAAAATCAAACGTCACAGAGCATGCTTTGCCAATagagtttttgataagtaacttGCTTTGGCAATAAATAAGACCAATAGTTGTaccaaaaacaataaaatgcTTCAAGTACAAAAATCTACACGATGAATAATCAAGCATACAAAATGATAGTCAATAAATTAATTCTAGAAACAGTCTTGTAGGAGGCATCTATAAGACAATCTCTTACTTGTGAGCAAACGCGAAGAAATTAGCATTAGAGGTGATATCAAGGGCCCAAATGCATTTATCAAGTGAAGACAAATTTTAGACCAGGTCTTGATTGCTAATGAATATCTCAACAATATAATCCATTCGGGTTTAACAATGTTGTGCAAATTGGACTTAGGAAAGGCCTACGACCATGTCAATTGGGCGGACTTAGGAAAGGCCTACGACCATGTCAATTGGGCTTTCTAATGTAATTGTTGTGGAGATGTGGTTTCCAGATAGAATGGCATCATGTATTTATGAGCATATTTCATATTGTATCTCTGCTCTACGTTTCCCTCTTTTGATTCACAGTAAACCATTCGGCTTCTTCAAAAGTTCCCACAATGATCAAGGTGACCCATTATCCCTCATACTCTTGGTCACAATAATCAAAGCTTTGAGCTAAAAGTTTGATTTATGCTGAATTGGTAACTCTTGCCTAGATTTTCATGCGAGAAAGGATCGCATGACTTAATAGTGTCTCATCTCCTTATTGCTCTTCAATGCATATAAatgacttcttttttttatgtcgggaaacttcttcaaaacAAGGCCCTTCAGACCTACCCCTGCAGAGAATCCCGGTCCAGTGTACCACACCCTCAAAAGTTTCCTATACAGAattggttaaatcgctggcttttcactTGAGGGAGTGGCCccaaaagattgtttgcacccatgtcCTTGAGGGGAGTGATACTCCAAGACCAAGACCTTTGCCAcatgggccaaccccttgggatTAATGAATATAAATGGCTTTACATCAATATTAATGAATATCAATGGCTAACATACTAGTTGCCCCCTCATAATGTTAGCCAAGTACTCCCAAATAGACTTTAATGGATTGGTGCTACATGTGCAAAAAGAGCGGGAGATCAAACACAGCAAGGTACCCACAACCCTATGGAATGATTGCTTCACTGTGGTTGAATGGGTAAGGCGATGCCAAGAAGAGTGGTTGATCTCCTCACAAATTGGAGAGGTCTACAGGGCATTCAAAATTGCAGCAATAGGAAGATGGTTCCCATTTGCTTATGGTGGTGTCTTTGGAAGGAAATGAATGCAAGAAGCTTTGAAGATCAACAATCCTTATAATAAATGCTGAGTGTTGATCATGCCTAGGAATcattcttgtatatgtcccacgtacctgggctatgcctatatttttatcaataaaattcttgtttaccaatgaaaaaaaaaatctatagcACAAAATCATCAGCgaaaaaaaatatgtacatattaattagataaaaacaatcaaacagaAAATTATTTAGAACAAGATACCCAATGCAGTCTCAAGACACAATTTGAGGAATAAGGCCTTGTTCAGTTACAtaggtgagatgagatgagatgaaatgagatgaaagttgaaagttaaataacatattgttagaatataattttttaatattatttttattttgggatattaaaaattgaattgttttttgtattttctttagaaatttaggaaagttttaatgattagatgagatggtttgtgaaaacaaaccaggcctaaatattttctattgcaccaaaatctagcaaaaaatgcaagaaaaataaaacttccaatgaaaaggaaaaaaaaaaaaaactgcatcgCCTCTAATACACCAGCATATGATAAGTTGTagtttttgaaatatattttctagTTCCAGATGAACAATTTGCATTACCTCCTCCATTTCAGGTTCATAACAATACTCCATCACCTTCTTCGTTATTGGTTTCTTGCCTCTAGACAAAATCGAAGATTTCAAAACGTCACCATTCTCAACCTGTAATTCATTAGACAATGTTATTTATACACTTTATATCATTTATACCTTATAAACCAAGacacgggaaaaaaaaaaaaattatgataattgatAAGGATTCAATGTAGatcataaaaaaacatattgaaGGCAAAAACAAACCTTTTCAACCTCGGTCATAAAATAATCGTCCATAGAATGAATACGTGGAGCATGACCACCATTTTCAACCTCAAGGTCACGTAACATCTTTGCTAAGTAGCTCTTCCCACTACCTGATTGTATAGTAGATGCAATAAGTTCCCATAAAATGGTcatacacttatttttattctataggtaatcaacaaattttattcatagaaataggcaaagcccaggtACATAGGTATTATGCATAAGAAGCACCTAGTTAGAGGTTACAATCGAAAATAGAAAGTCATGGACACTTAGTCCATTACAAACTAAGAACAATAGGCAAAAGCATACACttgtatttttaatgaagtggtGATGGAAAAAAGATTTCCAACAAAAAGACAAGAACAATTAAAtcaattgaataatattaatacaCCTAGGATTTCTTACAGCTATAACGCAAATATTCTCTagatttacctatcaaaaaaaatatattaattagattaaAGACTTCTAGGCTGTTGCTAATTCATCATGATGAAGGAGCTGAGAATTGATGAGATCACTTTAGTCAGCAAACCATAAATCTAGAATGGGTCAAGCAAGTGGAAATAAGGTAGGAGTAAAGGGAGGGTTCAAGTTGCTGTTACTGAAGTGTAAGATATTGTCATGGAAtgacctatcaaaaaaaatatattgtgacCGAATGTTAGAGGACTGATGATAGGGATGGAAGGATGAGGATAAGGAATTTATTAAGAGAACGAAACATAGATATTATCATTGGGTAggattttattggcccaagCACTTATTTGTTTGCAAGAAACTAAGTTGGCAATCTTAACTAGAGCAGATGTACCCAGCATGTGGAGATTATAATACAGAGTAGCTTTTTTGCATGGACAACAGACCTAGGGAAAACTTCTTGGACAACCTGAGAAAGAAGTGTGTTGAAGTGTTGAATTGCAGTAGCATGTCCGAAAAGAGCAGGGAGTATTGGCCGTGTGGGAAAGGACTGAAAAGTAATCCTTACCACTCAAAAGTGTAGTGAATGACTTCTTATCTTTAATTTAGCAATTCTAGAATGTATTAAGGCGTTCTTTTGTATAcctcctgtgtacatgggctatgcctatgtCAGtagtatcaataaaatttacctcttacttatcaaaaaacaaaTATGTGTGGGGAATGATTCCATTAAGTTTTGATGGTTGGGAAAGCACAGAGTTAGATATGGAAATCGATATGTTCAAAATACTCTATTTTTGGACAGCACCCATTACAATCTTAGCTTTCCTACTTATGTATCTTTAATGGATATGTGCTTTACTTGTGTATCCCTTGACCATGGGTGCTATCTTTAGTATACTACCTGAGTACACGGATTGTGCCCATTTGTGCTTTATACATATAAACCAATAAGTCTCAACTTTACAGAAGCATAGGCAAATAATTCCATGATATATATTAAAGAGAGACATGATGACCAGAAGTGCACAGTCATAATAAGCTACCCGGAAGCCCTCGAAGGATTAACACAATATGATCAGGGCGAGAAGCACGATGCGGTGGCTTAAATAAGTGGGAAGCATCAATAACTTTTGGCTTATCCGAAGATAATTGCTTTAGAGAAAAAGGTTGTCCATCCCCGACAGCCTGCTTGGACTACAACAGAGCATTGCTTGAGATTCCTTAAGAGTGCAATAGATGAGATGAGTCAAAAGATACAAAATCATTTAACAAGACTAGCATACCTCGGAAAAAAAGCCAGTGGAAGAATGCATAAGTGGTTCATTATGGAAATAGGGAAGGGTCATGGAGTGTGCCTCAGCAATTGGCGGATATGATGAAGGCATCACAGCCGATGAACCAACAGGAACAGGAAACAAAGAACAGGATGTTTTAGGCGGTGAAGAGTAGGCTTTCATCACTGAAGAAATGTGCAACACCGGGTCAACAGCCGGAGGTGGTGGTATTGAAGCAGGAATAGGAGGCTGCCTACTAAAAAACGGAGAAGCCTCCATTTTACCCACATTCTCACTGCCACCAGAAGCGGATGGAAAATATCCTCCATGCTCGTTCGCATTTGGATCACCACGTTGGGTGAATCCAGGTAGAGGCTGATGATGAAGTGAACCCTGCTTGCCATCTTGAGATGGAAAACCAACTTCAAGTGGTCGTCTCACATCACTTGGCAGACCAGGTGAATGGAAATCATGTCTCCTATCAACAGGACAATGCATTCCATAGGGTTGTTGCAGTTGATTGTTAGGATCACGATAGTCCATTGGAACGCTACTTTCTTCAGGGTACAGCATCCTTGTCCCTTGCCAATTATTCATATGAGAATGCTGTGGTTTTTTTGCTGGCATAGAATCTCGACTTTGCCATTGTTGATTATTGTGGGGGTTACGATATTTATCATGCAGAACTTCCGAAACTGGATATGGCAAGCGTGATTGATCCACATTTTTAATCCCATGCGTCTGAAAAGGATGCAGAGAACTGTCAACCTGACCATATCTAGAATGAGGGAATTCTATATTCTGAAACCCATTGCCATTACTCTGCATATGTTGTTGCTCTCTTCTATCATCCGAACCAAACCTTGGATCTGTGGTGCTCATCTCCATATTCCTCACACTCAGTGGTCCGACTTCACCCTTAATGTCCCGAAAGCCATCAAATTTCCCGTACTCCCCACCACCAGGTCGACCGTAATTCCCATCAAACGCTGAACTTTCCTGAGAATATGCATTCGTTTCATGATTCATTCCCGGCATCGAGCCCGCACTGCCTTCAGGCAGCAGTCCACTCGACACAGCACCGTGATCACGAATAAGCTTCAACCTCCGCTCATCCTCCGAAGAAACCATTCCAGGCTTCTCTTGATTATGAATATCATCAACCCTAGGCCTCTTAGAGTTCCTATCTCCCTCGTTCGTAAACCAATTACCATAAGACTGCGATTGGAATTGCCCGTATGGTTCTCCTCTATCCAAGCTAGGGTTTCTATGCCACGGCCTCAGATCTCCGAACCCGTCAGTGAATGGGCGGGGAGGACCCGTGGGCCCACTGTATGGATCAAATGGGAACCTAGGGTTTTGATAGAAGGAAGGGCGCGGAGGGCAAAAGGGAAAGTGAGAAATTGAGCAGATGGGGCAGATATTACCTGGGATGGGCATGGGACGCCAGTGTGGTTGATGATGATCCATTCCGGAGCTTGATCTGAAGATCCACGAGGTCCAAAAGAAGCCAAGTATTCTCGAAGAGATTCGACACTGCAGTTCAGGGTTTCGAGGTTGCTAGGGTTTCGAATGAGCCATGAGGAATTCGAAGACAAACTGAAATCAGTGACAGGGCACAATTTACAACTATTTCTTCCAGGTTCGTGTTACGGCGGGAAATTATCCGGTACATCAGGCTTGGGCCACGATGCAATAT
This Carya illinoinensis cultivar Pawnee chromosome 11, C.illinoinensisPawnee_v1, whole genome shotgun sequence DNA region includes the following protein-coding sequences:
- the LOC122282654 gene encoding uncharacterized protein LOC122282654 isoform X5, with translation MDHHQPHWRPMPIPGNICPICSISHFPFCPPRPSFYQNPRFPFDPYSGPTGPPRPFTDGFGDLRPWHRNPSLDRGEPYGQFQSQSYGNWFTNEGDRNSKRPRVDDIHNQEKPGMVSSEDERRLKLIRDHGAVSSGLLPEGSAGSMPGMNHETNAYSQESSAFDGNYGRPGGGEYGKFDGFRDIKGEVGPLSVRNMEMSTTDPRFGSDDRREQQHMQSNGNGFQNIEFPHSRYGQVDSSLHPFQTHGIKNVDQSRLPYPVSEVLHDKYRNPHNNQQWQSRDSMPAKKPQHSHMNNWQGTRMLYPEESSVPMDYRDPNNQLQQPYGMHCPVDRRHDFHSPGLPSDVRRPLEVGFPSQDGKQGSLHHQPLPGFTQRGDPNANEHGGYFPSASGGSENVGKMEASPFFSRQPPIPASIPPPPAVDPVLHISSVMKAYSSPPKTSCSLFPVPVGSSAVMPSSYPPIAEAHSMTLPYFHNEPLMHSSTGFFSESKQAVGDGQPFSLKQLSSDKPKVIDASHLFKPPHRASRPDHIVLILRGLPGSGKSYLAKMLRDLEVENGGHAPRIHSMDDYFMTEVEKVENGDVLKSSILSRGKKPITKKVMEYCYEPEMEESYRSSMLKAFKKTVEEGVFTFIIVDDRNLRVADFAQFWAIAKSSGYEVYILEATYKDPVGCAARNVHGFTKDDIKKMARQWEEAPSLYLQLDVKSLFHGDDLKDGGIQEVDMDMEDEDFDGNLSELKEKPENNIAPVGEDAPDDLGPSKDGNRWDSEGDHLSEVKELGRSKWSNDADEDDTERTEGVKTSALSGLIQAYGKKVKSVRWADQMGSTGFSIHAAKKANLLSLVIGPGTGYNLESNPIPEEEIPAPTHNAVESKRQSTFQERLRAEQESFKVVFDRRRQRIGGLGVEEE
- the LOC122282654 gene encoding uncharacterized protein LOC122282654 isoform X6; the encoded protein is MDHHQPHWRPMPIPGNICPICSISHFPFCPPRPSFYQNPRFPFDPYSGPTGPPRPFTDGFGDLRPWHRNPSLDRGEPYGQFQSQSYGNWFTNEGDRNSKRPRVDDIHNQEKPGMVSSEDERRLKLIRDHGAVSSGLLPEGSAGSMPGMNHETNAYSQESSAFDGNYGRPGGGEYGKFDGFRDIKGEVGPLSVRNMEMSTTDPRFGSDDRREQQHMQSNGNGFQNIEFPHSRYGQVDSSLHPFQTHGIKNVDQSRLPYPVSEVLHDKYRNPHNNQQWQSRDSMPAKKPQHSHMNNWQGTRMLYPEESSVPMDYRDPNNQLQQPYGMHCPVDRRHDFHSPGLPSDVRRPLEVGFPSQDGKQGSLHHQPLPGFTQRGDPNANEHGGYFPSASGGSENVGKMEASPFFSRQPPIPASIPPPPAVDPVLHISSVMKAYSSPPKTSCSLFPVPVGSSAVMPSSYPPIAEAHSMTLPYFHNEPLMHSSTGFFSESKQAVGDGQPFSLKQLSSDKPKVIDASHLFKPPHRASRPDHIVLILRGLPGSGKSYLAKMLRDLEVENGGHAPRIHSMDDYFMTEVEKVENGDVLKSSILSRGKKPITKKVMEYCYEPEMEESYRSSMLKAFKKTVEEGVFTFIIVDDRNLRVADFAQFWAIAKSSGYEVYILEATYKDPVGCAARNVHGFTKDDIKKMARQWEEAPSLYLQLDVKSLFHGDDLKDGGIQEVDMDMEDEDFDGNLSELKEKPENNIAPVGEDAPDGPSKDGNRWDSEGDHLSEVKELGRSKWSNDADEDDTERTEGVKTSALSGLIQAYGKKVKSVRWADQMGSTGFSIHAAKKANLLSLVIGPGTGYNLESNPIPEEEIPAPTHNAVESKRQSTFQERLRAEQESFKVVFDRRRQRIGGLGVEEE